A genomic region of Vicia villosa cultivar HV-30 ecotype Madison, WI unplaced genomic scaffold, Vvil1.0 ctg.001471F_1_1, whole genome shotgun sequence contains the following coding sequences:
- the LOC131635375 gene encoding pentatricopeptide repeat-containing protein At2g37310-like, whose translation MKIRNPLPLNVQFQTQSTLNRNLFKTLGGGLDVAAYGSTIQHCSNHRLVRQGKQLHARLFPFSITPDNFLASKLIIFYAKCNLTPQARNVFDKIPSKNTFSWNAMLIAYSSNSLFNDAVNLFASFVSSTVTSTGVSPDNFTVTCILKALPSSSSSSHKSVEAIHGFVLCRGFDSDVFVLNALITCYCRFGRTEMARKVFDEMTDRDIVTWNSMIGGYSQSGLYQECKRLYLEMLGLEGRGILPNAVTIGSVMQACGQSKDLSFGMQVHRFMKDNVIETDVLLHNAVVAMYAKCGSLDYARELFDEMSEKDEVSYGSIISGYMINGFVDKALDVLKGMENPGLNTWNAVISGMVQNNQFEGTLDLVREMQGLGLKLKPNAVTLASILPLFTYFSNLRGVKEVHGYAVRRSYDQSIYVATSMVDTYAKLGFIHVARRAFDQSRSRSLIIWTAIISAYATHGDASLALGLFDQMLDRGIQPDPVTLTSVLTACVHSGLVHEAWNVFNDMPSRCGIQPVVEHYACMVGVLSRSGKLLEAAKFISEMPMEPTAKVWGALLHGASIYGDVEMGKFVCDHLFEIEPENTGNYIIMANLYSRAGRWGEAGKIREMIDEIGLQKIRGSSWIETSGRLVEFIAKDMSNEMSDEIYALLEGLLGLMREEGYILQTEFDPNVH comes from the coding sequence ATGAAGATTCGTAATCCGTTGCCGCTTAACGTTCAATTTCAAACACAATCCACCCTCAACAGAAACCTCTTTAAAACCCTCGGCGGAGGACTTGACGTCGCCGCCTATGGCTCCACCATTCAACACTGCTCCAACCACCGCCTCGTCCGTCAAGGCAAACAGCTCCATGCGCGCCTCTTCCCATTCTCCATCACACCCGACAATTTCCTCGCCTCAAAGCTCATCATCTTCTACGCCAAATGTAACCTCACACCACAAGCCCGCAACGTGTTCGACAAAATTCCCAGTAAAAACACATTCTCCTGGAACGCCATGCTCATCGCTTACTCCTCTAACTCCCTCTTCAATGACGCGGTTAACCTCTTTGCATCCTTTGTTTCCTCCACGGTAACCTCAACAGGCGTATCTCCCGATAACTTCACCGTAACCTGCATCTTGAAGGCGCTgccctcatcttcttcttcgtcgCATAAATCAGTAGAAGCGATTCACGGTTTCGTTCTTTGTCGCGGATTTGACTCTGATGTTTTCGTTCTCAACGCATTGATCACGTGTTATTGCAGGTTTGGTAGGACTGAAATGGCAaggaaggtgtttgatgaaatgacgGATAGAGATATCGTGACATGGAACTCCATGATTGGTGGTTATTCTCAGAGTGGATTGTACCAAGAATGCAAGAGATTATACTTGGAGATGTTAGGTTTGGAAGGCAGAGGAATTCTACCAAACGCAGTTACTATTGGTAGTGTGATGCAGGCGTGTGGACAATCGAAGGATCTTTCATTTGGAATGCAAGTTCATCGATTTATGAAGGATAATGTAATTGAGACGGATGTGTTGCTTCATAATGCTGTAGTTGCTATGTATGCGAAGTGTGGAAGTTTGGATTATGCCCGTGAGTTGTTTGATGAAATGAGTGAAAAGGATGAGGTTAGTTATGGGTCGATTATTTCTGGGTATATGATTAATGGATTTGTAGATAAGGCTTTGGATGTTTTAAAGGGAATGGAAAACCCTGGATTGAATACTTGGAATGCTGTGATTTCGGGTATGGTTCAGAATAACCAGTTTGAAGGGACATTGGATTTGGTTAGAGAAATGCAGGGActtggtttgaaattgaagccAAATGCTGTTACACTAGCCAGCATTCTTCCTTTGTTTACGTATTTCTCAAACCTTCGAGGGGTGAAAGAGGTACATGGTTATGCAGTCAGAAGAAGTTATGACCAAAGTATATATGTGGCAACTTCCATGGTTGATACTTATGCAAAATTGGGGTTTATTCACGTTGCAAGGCGGGCTTTTGATCAATCACGGAGTAGGAGCTTGATAATTTGGACTGCAATTATATCTGCTTATGCTACTCATGGAGATGCTAGTTTGGCACTTGGTCTGTTTGATCAGATGCTAGATAGAGGAATTCAGCCGGACCCGGTGACATTAACTTCTGTGTTGACAGCTTGCGTTCATTCCGGGTTGGTGCATGAAGCTTGGAATGTCTTCAATGACATGCCTTCTAGATGTGGGATTCAACCTGTGGTGGAGCACTATGCCTGCATGGTTGGTGTTCTTAGTCGATCTGGAAAGCTTTTGGAAGCGGCAAAGTTCATTTCTGAGATGCCAATGGAGCCAACTGCTAAAGTTTGGGGTGCTCTGCTGCACGGAGCTTCTATCTATGGCGATGTGGAAATGGGGAAGTTTGTTTGTGATCATTTGTTTGAAATCGAGCCTGAAAATACAGGGAATTACATAATTATGGCAAATTTGTATTCACGTGCTGGGAGATGGGGAGAAGCTGGTAAGATTAGGGAAatgattgatgaaattggattgCAGAAAATCAGGGGAAGTAgctggattgaaacaagtggaaGGTTAGTAGAGTTTATTGCCAAAGATATGTCAAATGAAATGTCTGATGAGATTTATGCATTGCTGGAAGGATTGCTTGGTTTGATGAGGGAAGAAGGATATATCTTACAGACAGAATTTGATCCTAATGTTCATTGA